A section of the Salvelinus sp. IW2-2015 unplaced genomic scaffold, ASM291031v2 Un_scaffold4431, whole genome shotgun sequence genome encodes:
- the LOC112077282 gene encoding recoverin-like, producing the protein MGNAKSSAISKEILEDLKLXTKFTENELCQWYENFQKQCPTGRISPEEFETIYARFFPDSEAKTYAQHVFRSFDTNEDGTLDFKEYIIALHMTSSGKTTRKLEWAFSLFDVDKNGYITKTEVEVICQ; encoded by the coding sequence ATGGGGAACGCCAAGAGCAGTGCTATTTCCAAGGAGATCCTGGAGGACCTGAAGCTCAYCACCAAGTTCACGGAGAACGAGTTGTGCCAGTGGTACGAGAACTTCCAGAAGCAGTGTCCCACCGGACGCATCTCGCCAGAGGAGTTCGAGACGATCTACGCYCGCTTCTTCCCCGATAGCGAAGCCAAGACCTACGCTCAGCATGTGTTCCGTTCATTCGACACCAACGAGGACGGCACTCTGGACTTCAAGGAATACATCATTGCACTGCACATGACCTCCAGTGGGAAGACGACGAGGAAGCTGGAGTGGGCCTTCTCACTGTTCGATGTGGACAAGAACGGATACATCACCAAGACAGAAGTGGAAGTCATCTGCCAG